The nucleotide window CGATACGAGTGAAGATATCAAGGGAATCGCATTTGAACGGTTTTTGGGAAGAACGTTCCGTGGTGAAATTGGACAGTTTTTTACGCCCCGTCCTGTGGTTGAATTCATGGTACGGTTTCTTGCGCCGAAAGAAAATGAAAAGGTATGTGACCCGGCCAGCGGTTCGGGAGGATTTTTGATCCGAACGTTCGAGATTGTCCGTGAAGCGATACTTGCCGACGCCGATGCTGAGTACGATGATTTCAAACAACGGTTGGATGAGGATAAAGAGATCGATGAAGCTGAAAAAGCAAAACTTCTCTCCGAAAAATATGCCGACATTCAGTCTGCACTGGATCAGACCCGAGAAGATTCTCGAATGTGGAAACTCTCGAACCGTTCCATATACGGTACGGATGCAAACGAACGGATGGCTCGGACATCAAAAATGAACATGATCATGCACGGCGACGGTCACGGAGGAGTTCACCACCATAACGGATTTTTGAATGTAAACGGGATTTTCGAGGGGCGTTTTGATGTGATTCTGACCAATCCGCCGTTTGGTGCAAGTGTCGAGCCAACCGATAAAGTGACGGAGGCTCAGGTAGCTCTCGAACCTGACGTTGAAAAACTCTACGAAGAACGTTATGGTGATCCTTACCGGGAGGCGCGCGGACGACTCAAAGCGGCGGTAGGTTCTTCTATCGCATCGTTATTCGAACTGCCGAAATCGGAAAAATCGAAAATCAAGACCGAGATTTTGTTTATCGAACGGTGTCTCGATCTTCTCCGCCCCGGCGGACGGATGGGGATCGTTCTGCCCGAGGGTATTTTCAATAATCCGAGCCTCGTTCACGTCCGCGAATTCGTTGAAGACCGTGCCCGGCTTTTAGCGGTAATCAGCCTTCCCCAGGAGACGTTTGGGGCAAGCGGCGCAAGCGTCAAATGCTCACTGCTGTTCGCCCAAAAATTTACCGATGCACAGCAATCGGATTACGACCGTATCAAGGCAGAGTCGCGAAACGAAACAGATGCGAAATATGCTGCCCAGATCGATGCGGAACGAAATAGGCTCAATACGCTGATAGAGAACGCCAAGAAAGAGAAAAACACCGAATCCCGTAAAGCGGTTCAAAAAGAACTTGCCGATTATGAAAAAAGAATGGAAGCCCTCATCGCTTCTGAATCTCGGGCACTTCTCAAACACCGGTTCAATTATCCGGTCTTTCTCTACGAAGCGGCAAAAGTCGGGATTACCGCCACGGGTGAGATCGATTCAAACGAACTCTATCCGAATGATCGTCTACCGACCGGGATCACGCTGACGGCGCTGGAGCTGTACCGGCAGTTCGAGGCGGACCCGACCTCTTTTTTCGTATAAGCCCCTCCCCCGATGAGGGAGCGGGGGGCTTTGCAGTAGAATGGTCAGAGATGGGAAGGTGGACACCTTCAAGTTTTACAATGCAAACATGGAAATGGAAAGCAGAATATATTCAACCTCTTTCATATGCTTTGAAACGTAAAAATATTGAAGTTCATACAAGAGATGTCCCATTGGTTACGATTCGATTTGGTGGCGCAATGGAAATTAGGGAGAGTAATTCTGAGGACATAAAAGGAAAATTATACTTAGCCGAATCAGGGAATATTGTTTATTCAAAAATTGATGTTCGCAATGGCGCTATTGGAATCGTTCCGCAATCAATCGAAAAAGCCGCTTTTACGAGTGAATTTCCTATTTATGAAATTAATCCTGATGTCGCAGTTTCAGAATACATTGCGCTTGTATTTCAATCTGAAATTTTTAAAAAACATATTAACGCTATTGTAAGTGGTGCAAGCGGACGTAAAAGGGTTCAGCCGGATCAATTAGAGGCACTTGAGATTCCAATTCCTCCTTTCAATATACAGGAAGTTATTGTCAAACGATGGCGTGAATCGCAAGACCGTATTGAATCGGCAAAACGGGCGATGGACGATTTGATTCGAGAAGTCGATGAACTATTATGGCGCATTTATGGAGAACACGCACAGCGGGACATTCTCTCGGCCCGTTCGTTTGCTCTTGGATTCGGAGAACTCGGTTCGTGGGATCTCAAATCATCACGTGCGGCGGCATTCGCCATCACATGCCCCTCGTTTAGAGAGATGGGAGAATTTGTCGAGGAAGCAACCGAACTGGTCCGCCCGTATGAAGATCCCGAAAAATTATGGCCGCTTTACGGTGTGAATAATAAAGAGGGGGTTTTCTTAAGCGCGATGCAGGAGGGAAAAGAGTTCAACGCCTCTTATAAAAAAGTCAAAGAGGGATGGTTTTTTCACAATCCTACTCGATGCAACGTCGGTTCGCTCGGGATCGTTCCTGCTGTACCAGAGGATGCCGTTACTAGTCCGGAGTATCAGGTATGGAAACTCAGGGAAAATTCTGAACTTTTAGCGGGGTACACTGCGCTCATGATTCGAACGAGTTTTTTTCTCGCACTTGTACAGTTTAATCGGGTAGGTGCGGTCAAAGAACGGATGTATGTCGACAATCTCAAAGCGATCCGCATCCCGGTTTTACCGTTGGAACAGCAACACGATTTTGTTCGCCGCCGTGATGAAGCACTACGGATGTTGGAACAGACAGCGACAATCGAAGCTGAGGCAAAAGCGGCTGTCGAAAAGATGATTATCGGGGGATGATATAATGGTTGTCATTAAAAGCCATATCCCTTGCAAACTACATGGAAAAGATTAAATGTCCAACAACCTGATCGACTTAATAGCACTGGGTGAAAACAAAACGCTGGAGTTCAAAGAATCGCTCCCCAGAAACGAGAGTATCGCCAAAACGGTAATCGCATTTTCCAACACAAGCGGCGGACGGCTCATCATCGGCGTCAATGACAGCCGCGAAATCGTTGGAATAAATGAGGACAATCTTTTCGAACTGCAAGACAAAATTGCTTCTATCGTATCGGATCATTGCGCCCCGACTATTCTGCCGGAAATTTATACCCTCTATGTTGAAGGAAAACTCCTTTTGGTGATTGAGGTTTTTCGAGGAAATCTGCTCCCTTACTATCTGAAACATCATGGACGCGATACGGGTGTTTATGTCCGACTGGGAGCGACCAATCGTCAGGCAAGCAGCGAAATGATTCAGGAGATGGAACGCCAAAGATTGCATCAGAGTTTTGATGAGCAAATAGCCTGGGAAACACCTCTGTCCGATTTGGACTTGGCTCCGATAGAAGAAGCTTTTTCTGGTGCGGGCAAGCCGTTGGACACGGCTAAACTTTATAGCCTCAAGCTCATTAAGCACGAACAGGGCGAAGACCATCCTACTCACGGACTCCTCATTTTATTGGGAAAATATGAGCATGTCGAGATCAAATGCGCCCGCTTCAAAGGCACCAATATGGCGGTGTTTTTGGATAAAAAAGAGTACACCGGAGACTTATTTAGCCAACTTGCGCAAACCGAGCTTTTTATCAAAAATCATCTGCATCTAAAAGCTGAAATTTTGGGCCTGCAACGGACTGAAACCTACGAAATCCCCATCCCTGCCATTCGGGAAGCTCTGGTAAATGCGGTCGTGCACAGAGATTACAGCAACTTCGGGCGCGATATCAAGGTTGGCATTTACGACGATGCTCTCAACATTGTTTCTCCAGGTGGTTTTCCCAATGGCGTAACACTGGATGAAGTGCTTGCCGGTCGTTCGGAAATACGCAACAAAGTCATTGCTCGGGTATTTAAAGAATTGGGCTATATCGAACAATGGGGAAGCGGTTTAGGACGGATCCGGGAATTGTGCCAGGAGATGAATTCCCCCATACCTATCATCTCTGAAACCGGAGATTTTATCGATTATTTGTTTATGCGCCCCGATGAGCAACCCACCCAAACTGCTATTGAGACACATCCAGACAGTGGCTCAATAGGTGGCTCAATAGGTGGCTCAATAGGTGGCTCAATTCTCCTGAGTGAACGACAAAAAGCAATTTTGCAGTGCTTAAAGGACGACCCTAATTTATCGTATCGGACATTGGCACAACGACTCGATATTAATGACTCAGCATTGAAAAAACATATCAACAAACTCAAAGAGATAGGGCTACTTGAACGTGTCGGTGGTACTCGTGGCCATTGGCAGGTGAATGGGTGAATAACCCCTCCACAGCAGACCTTTAAATCGACAATTGCTCTGTCACTTTATGTCTAACATTCGGAATCATATGAGCGTATCGCATGGTCATTTCGATATGTTTGTGCCCGAGTTGTTCTTTGATCTGCAAAATATCCAGCCCGGCTTCTGCAAGCCAACTCGCATGAGTATGCCGCAGTGAATGGGCAGTGATTTTGTATTTCGTATCTCGCTTCTTATTTCCAGGGATGACGATTTCTACCGCCGTAGCAAAATAGTCCGGCATTCTCAAGATGATCCCACCATCGCTGTTGTTGATAACGTTTTCATTGACCCTGTTTTCATAGAGACAATCGATCGTTTCGCGAAGGATCTCATTCATTGCGATATGGCGCTCATTGCCATTTTTGGTCTTTTTGAAAAAAATCGTATTGTTGGCGAAATTAACATCAGCCCATTTCAACCGGGTATCGATACCGGTTTTGTTTTTCTGAGATGAGGCGCCCGTAATTTCACTGAACCGTGCGCCCGTAAAAAGGAGCAGCACCGTCAAATGATACGTCAAAGGGTGTGCCGATTTCAAAATCTCTAAAATTTTTTTGGCCTGGTCTTTCGTTAAATAACCTTGCCGCTTGTTATCTATGTCCGGCATCTTGACTTTTCCTTCACCCATAGGATTGGCAAAGTTTTTGAGTATGTTATGTTTGATCGCATAATTAATGATCGTTCGGATGAGTGTCATCTGATGCTTGACCGTCTGCGGCTCCAGCCCTTTTGCTGTAAGATCCTGCTTGAATTTTTCGAAATCCAAAGAGGTCAAATCTTTCACACTCTTATGCCCGAAAACAGGCTTGATGTGCTTCTTATAATTCTTTTCATCCATTAGATATGACTTCTTATTTGCCTTGGCATAGCTGTAAAATTCTTCCCAAATAGCGTCAAATTTTAGTTTTGAAGTTCTGCCCGCTTTAATCGTC belongs to Sulfuricurvum sp. IAE1 and includes:
- a CDS encoding restriction endonuclease subunit S; translation: MQTWKWKAEYIQPLSYALKRKNIEVHTRDVPLVTIRFGGAMEIRESNSEDIKGKLYLAESGNIVYSKIDVRNGAIGIVPQSIEKAAFTSEFPIYEINPDVAVSEYIALVFQSEIFKKHINAIVSGASGRKRVQPDQLEALEIPIPPFNIQEVIVKRWRESQDRIESAKRAMDDLIREVDELLWRIYGEHAQRDILSARSFALGFGELGSWDLKSSRAAAFAITCPSFREMGEFVEEATELVRPYEDPEKLWPLYGVNNKEGVFLSAMQEGKEFNASYKKVKEGWFFHNPTRCNVGSLGIVPAVPEDAVTSPEYQVWKLRENSELLAGYTALMIRTSFFLALVQFNRVGAVKERMYVDNLKAIRIPVLPLEQQHDFVRRRDEALRMLEQTATIEAEAKAAVEKMIIGG
- a CDS encoding N-6 DNA methylase, yielding MIELKRDGKGKIYSHIRKKWLHETPEERVRQEYLIILVNEYGYILDQIGEEVAVTERGSGNARADFLIWRTQQEKSEGKKPLIVVECKADNVTIDQRTYAQGSNYAQYVGARFFVTHNHRETKVFKVDHEKMAPNFDEIENIPHADATDKQIEVLIKRLKVFKEDEFADLLHKCHNIIRNREHLDPAAAFDEIAKILFIKTGVERRLRAGRVAKNIFTAEFLDEQKVVMDDPINSLFDQTKKEYRADKIFLEGEKVQLKHPTVVAIVKELERYNLSDTSEDIKGIAFERFLGRTFRGEIGQFFTPRPVVEFMVRFLAPKENEKVCDPASGSGGFLIRTFEIVREAILADADAEYDDFKQRLDEDKEIDEAEKAKLLSEKYADIQSALDQTREDSRMWKLSNRSIYGTDANERMARTSKMNMIMHGDGHGGVHHHNGFLNVNGIFEGRFDVILTNPPFGASVEPTDKVTEAQVALEPDVEKLYEERYGDPYREARGRLKAAVGSSIASLFELPKSEKSKIKTEILFIERCLDLLRPGGRMGIVLPEGIFNNPSLVHVREFVEDRARLLAVISLPQETFGASGASVKCSLLFAQKFTDAQQSDYDRIKAESRNETDAKYAAQIDAERNRLNTLIENAKKEKNTESRKAVQKELADYEKRMEALIASESRALLKHRFNYPVFLYEAAKVGITATGEIDSNELYPNDRLPTGITLTALELYRQFEADPTSFFV
- a CDS encoding site-specific integrase, which gives rise to MALKAVGGRYEGVWVNELKNGDISFYINYRDDHGKPVKVLVGKKTRISDFTVKDAYAKLIEMKYKLQHDEEPTIKAGRTSKLKFDAIWEEFYSYAKANKKSYLMDEKNYKKHIKPVFGHKSVKDLTSLDFEKFKQDLTAKGLEPQTVKHQMTLIRTIINYAIKHNILKNFANPMGEGKVKMPDIDNKRQGYLTKDQAKKILEILKSAHPLTYHLTVLLLFTGARFSEITGASSQKNKTGIDTRLKWADVNFANNTIFFKKTKNGNERHIAMNEILRETIDCLYENRVNENVINNSDGGIILRMPDYFATAVEIVIPGNKKRDTKYKITAHSLRHTHASWLAEAGLDILQIKEQLGHKHIEMTMRYAHMIPNVRHKVTEQLSI
- a CDS encoding RNA-binding domain-containing protein, giving the protein MSNNLIDLIALGENKTLEFKESLPRNESIAKTVIAFSNTSGGRLIIGVNDSREIVGINEDNLFELQDKIASIVSDHCAPTILPEIYTLYVEGKLLLVIEVFRGNLLPYYLKHHGRDTGVYVRLGATNRQASSEMIQEMERQRLHQSFDEQIAWETPLSDLDLAPIEEAFSGAGKPLDTAKLYSLKLIKHEQGEDHPTHGLLILLGKYEHVEIKCARFKGTNMAVFLDKKEYTGDLFSQLAQTELFIKNHLHLKAEILGLQRTETYEIPIPAIREALVNAVVHRDYSNFGRDIKVGIYDDALNIVSPGGFPNGVTLDEVLAGRSEIRNKVIARVFKELGYIEQWGSGLGRIRELCQEMNSPIPIISETGDFIDYLFMRPDEQPTQTAIETHPDSGSIGGSIGGSIGGSILLSERQKAILQCLKDDPNLSYRTLAQRLDINDSALKKHINKLKEIGLLERVGGTRGHWQVNG